One Triplophysa rosa linkage group LG21, Trosa_1v2, whole genome shotgun sequence DNA segment encodes these proteins:
- the si:dkey-261l7.2 gene encoding uncharacterized protein si:dkey-261l7.2 codes for MPQITSAVIIQLTLLLSAFPAQYIISRWTSGNAVQRNQATQRILDTWVLMRKNYLNTTAWVDWLNSWIPKLPSFEEEVDPQHTMEEALTIELLMHDNEHGYFAVSKEPRSPRPSYVLHRVGQVVIEKQNGMMGVIVGWDVGLRAPPEWIKRKKYTDSELERALDTPHYRILFSGPDSSSILIGYIPQYNIQLIQGFKPDIPTLERYFSHFDGERFVMEEWLEEIYPHD; via the exons ATGCCTCAAATTACGTCAGCTGTCATCATACAGTTAACTCTTCTTCTGTCAGCGTTTCCTGCACAGTATATAATTTCCAGATGGACAAGCGGTAATGCTGTGCAACGCAACCAAGCCACTCAGAG AATTCTAGACACATGGGTGCTCATGAGAAAAAACTACTTAAACACGACCGCTTGGGTTGACTGGCTAAATTCCTGGATTCCTAAACTACC ATCCTTTGAAGAGGAAGTTGATCCACAGCACACCATGGAAGAGGCGCTCACAATTGAGCTATTAATGCATGACAATGAGCATGGGTATTTCGCAG TCTCAAAGGAACCGCGAAGTCCCAGGCCATCATATGTGCTGCACCGTGTGGGTCAAGTCGTCATAGAAAAGCAGAATGGAATGATGGGGGTGATAGTGGGCTGGGATGTAGGACTCCGAGCTCCCCCAGAGTGGATTAAGAGAAAGAAATACACAGACTCAGAG ttAGAGAGGGCCTTGGACACTCCTCATTACAGAATTCTGTTCAGTGGACCGGATTCTTCATCAATACTGATCGGATATATTCCACAGTATAACATACAGCTCATTCAAGGCTTTAAG CCGGATATTCCTACTCTAGAACGATATTTTTCACACTTCGATGGGGAAAGGTTTGTTATGGAGGAATGGTTAGAAGAGATATACCCTCATGACTGA
- the irak1bp1 gene encoding interleukin-1 receptor-associated kinase 1-binding protein 1 homolog produces MAHSPSRVFATLLPTADDVHGHGNESIFHHAAKQNSLHPQSNVRVVQVTGCAELTCLPDRATVVIIVQNSKENVNDVTNSVSRRLDYILQTVRQNDVKEENITVAKHLQREEELFHMQAEVHMVFSNFETMQDVRSVFIEKLDKSVCVGNPYYTHSTESLNLLRRQVCLQAVDNARLKASEACCILGQALGRPLLVREEESREWTNSQDDVTGTPLTLHQKAGVTLFSASSRVFVTFELRPKDRNRRKL; encoded by the exons ATGGCGCATAGCCCGTCTCGTGTCTTTGCCACACTTTTACCGACTGCTGATGATGTCCACGGACACGGGAACGAATCAATATTTCATCACGCCGCCAAGCAAAACTCTTTGCATCCTCAAAGTAACGTTAGAGTTGTTCAGGTCACGGGCTGTGCGGAGTTAACCTGTCTTCCGGACCGGGCAACCGTTGTCATCATCGTCCAGAACAGTAAAGAAAATGTTAACGATGTGACTAATAGCGTTTCCCGAAGACTGGATTATATCCTACAGACTGTTAGACAAAATGATGTTAAG GAAGAAAACATCACTGTAGCCAAGCATTTGCAAAGAGAGGAAGAGCTCTTCCACATGCAGGCTGAG GTGCATATGGTGTTTTCAAACTTTGAGACCATGCAAGATGTGCGCTCAGTTTTTATTGAAAAACTtgacaaaagtgtgtgtgttggtaACCCCTACTACACACACAGCACTGAAAGCCTCAATCTGTTAAG GCGGCAAGTGTGTTTGCAAGCTGTGGACAATGCCCGGCTCAAAGCCAGTGAGGCGTGTTGCATTCTGGGACAAGCTCTGGGACGACCACTGCTTGTACGAGAGGAGGAATCACGAGAATGGACAAATAGCCAAGATGATGTTACTGGGACTCCTCTAACGCTACATCAGAAAGCTGGAGTCACATTATTCTCAGCATCTTCACGTGTGTTTGTGACTTTTGAATTACGACCAAAGGACAGAAACAGAAGAAAACTGTGA